A region of Planococcus sp. MSAK28401 DNA encodes the following proteins:
- a CDS encoding YkoF family thiamine/hydroxymethylpyrimidine-binding protein — MEPYSCGTSPIVGFRFSLHPMSGNFISIIKSALKDTDTSHVWMQTDDVSTVIRGKQQHVFNVAKALTLHAAKTKEHIALSGTFSAGCPGDTAGDAYLDAPDEPANEDASKQYVSSQFALYPMNNPDYMEVIYREVERAKEFGVWNDSMHYASGIHGDIHEVFAFYETSFSSARSAKHPHLVMTVSMSINSPSHKTGGEDHA; from the coding sequence ATGGAACCATATTCATGCGGCACCAGCCCGATCGTAGGATTTCGCTTTTCCTTACATCCGATGAGCGGAAATTTTATCAGTATCATCAAAAGTGCGTTGAAGGACACCGATACATCCCATGTCTGGATGCAAACCGACGACGTCTCCACCGTCATCCGAGGCAAACAACAGCATGTTTTCAATGTCGCGAAAGCGCTGACGCTTCATGCCGCGAAAACGAAAGAACACATTGCCCTGTCCGGCACCTTTTCAGCTGGCTGTCCAGGTGATACAGCGGGTGATGCGTATTTGGACGCCCCCGATGAACCGGCAAACGAAGACGCCAGCAAGCAATACGTTTCATCCCAATTCGCCCTTTATCCGATGAACAATCCCGATTATATGGAAGTTATCTACCGCGAAGTGGAACGTGCCAAAGAGTTCGGTGTGTGGAATGATTCCATGCATTATGCTAGCGGCATCCACGGGGATATCCATGAGGTCTTTGCTTTTTACGAAACGAGCTTTTCCAGCGCGCGCTCCGCTAAACACCCCCACCTCGTGATGACTGTATCCATGAGCATCAACAGTCCTTCACACAAAACAGGCGGTGAAGATCATGCTTAA
- a CDS encoding ECF transporter S component: protein MLKEWKLKEIVLMSLFGVVFGIVYLLFLHIGNLWAGVIGPLAYEWMFGIWFIVSIISMYIIRKPGAALLPEILAAAIEVMLGNAIGPRLILSGIIQGLGAEAAFALTRYRHFHVGILMLAGAGAGVFSFVYGYFLSGYAALDPSFVALMFTLRVASGAIIAGIGGKYIADSLLATGSLRGYAIAKAEKGDVRA from the coding sequence ATGCTTAAGGAATGGAAACTGAAAGAAATTGTCCTCATGTCATTATTTGGCGTCGTGTTCGGCATTGTTTACTTGCTCTTTTTGCACATTGGCAACTTATGGGCAGGCGTCATCGGGCCGCTCGCTTATGAATGGATGTTCGGCATCTGGTTTATCGTCTCCATCATTTCGATGTATATTATCAGAAAGCCTGGCGCTGCTTTATTACCAGAAATCTTGGCCGCAGCTATCGAAGTGATGCTCGGCAATGCGATCGGCCCGAGGCTTATCCTATCAGGCATCATTCAAGGCCTCGGAGCAGAAGCAGCGTTCGCGCTGACTCGTTACCGGCATTTCCATGTTGGCATCTTGATGCTTGCAGGTGCTGGTGCTGGAGTTTTCAGTTTTGTTTACGGCTATTTCCTATCGGGCTATGCTGCATTGGATCCTTCTTTCGTCGCCTTGATGTTCACACTTCGCGTCGCAAGCGGTGCGATCATTGCCGGCATCGGCGGCAAATATATCGCCGATTCACTGCTCGCAACTGGATCACTACGGGGCTATGCTATCGCTAAGGCGGAAAAAGGCGATGTCCGTGCTTAA
- a CDS encoding ABC transporter ATP-binding protein, with translation MSVLNPVFQLDNFSFRFPESVEPTLRHITLAIHAQERVVITGPSGCGKSTLLYVLNRLYPHNCDGQVSGTVRIFGRTSQEYEPGEANRKVATVFQDPDSQFCMPTVEEELAFTLENLQVPREEMPKRIDRILRMTGLDDIRHGSIQTFSGGMKQRIATACALIMEPDCLLLDEPLAHLDPLTAKEFVAWLDQLQQENGLAIVAVEHKLELWGEFFEREISLSENGAIQKDQAYTRRNAPFLPKRETAKQPKVLFEARDLSITRASKALLRGASLQLYAGEVMIIAGPNGSGKSTLLKALCGIMKHDSGTISGEFAGFVPQSPEQLFLSKTVEEELSYSGNSSPHDVKDLLEALALDPIAQAHPFSVSHGQKRRVAIGAMLADRRQVLLLDEPTAGQDLNALMELHHQITCRAQDGCALVVVTHDMNFALSIADTICLMKDGRLSAPLEPQELFSSPVLLAEHRLYWPEKEESYAPSFT, from the coding sequence ATGTCCGTGCTTAATCCGGTTTTTCAATTAGACAACTTCAGCTTTCGCTTTCCGGAGTCAGTAGAACCGACCTTACGCCATATTACGCTCGCAATCCATGCGCAAGAACGGGTGGTCATTACAGGGCCAAGTGGATGCGGAAAGTCCACGCTTCTCTATGTGCTGAACCGGCTGTACCCGCATAATTGCGATGGCCAAGTTTCTGGCACCGTCAGGATCTTCGGGCGTACATCACAAGAATACGAACCTGGTGAAGCCAACCGGAAAGTCGCAACGGTTTTTCAAGATCCCGACAGCCAATTTTGCATGCCGACGGTCGAAGAAGAACTGGCGTTCACTCTGGAGAATCTTCAAGTGCCCCGGGAAGAGATGCCAAAACGCATCGACCGGATTTTGCGCATGACGGGCCTGGACGATATTCGCCATGGTTCCATTCAAACCTTCTCAGGCGGGATGAAACAACGCATCGCCACAGCTTGCGCCTTGATTATGGAGCCTGACTGTTTGTTGCTCGATGAACCTCTCGCCCATCTCGACCCGTTGACGGCGAAAGAGTTTGTCGCTTGGTTGGATCAATTGCAACAGGAAAACGGTCTTGCAATCGTCGCCGTCGAGCATAAATTAGAGCTATGGGGAGAATTTTTCGAACGGGAGATCAGCCTTTCGGAAAACGGCGCCATACAGAAAGACCAAGCCTACACCAGAAGGAATGCTCCTTTCCTGCCGAAGCGTGAGACGGCCAAACAGCCAAAAGTCTTGTTTGAGGCAAGGGATCTATCCATTACACGAGCTTCAAAAGCTTTGCTGCGCGGTGCCAGCCTGCAGCTTTATGCGGGTGAAGTGATGATCATTGCAGGACCGAACGGAAGCGGGAAATCGACTTTGCTGAAAGCCTTATGCGGCATCATGAAACACGATAGCGGGACGATTTCAGGAGAGTTTGCCGGATTTGTCCCACAATCGCCCGAGCAGCTGTTTCTGTCGAAGACTGTAGAAGAGGAATTATCGTATTCCGGAAATTCCTCTCCTCATGATGTGAAAGATCTTCTCGAGGCACTTGCCTTGGATCCTATTGCTCAAGCCCATCCTTTTTCCGTGAGCCATGGCCAAAAGCGCCGTGTGGCCATCGGCGCGATGCTAGCAGACCGTCGCCAAGTTTTGTTGCTAGATGAACCGACGGCAGGGCAAGACCTCAACGCATTGATGGAGCTCCATCACCAAATCACTTGCCGGGCGCAAGACGGCTGCGCGTTGGTTGTGGTGACGCACGATATGAATTTTGCCTTGAGCATTGCGGATACGATCTGCCTAATGAAAGACGGCAGATTATCCGCTCCTCTTGAACCACAAGAGCTTTTTTCAAGCCCTGTCCTGCTGGCAGAGCACCGTTTATATTGGCCGGAAAAGGAGGAATCCTATGCGCCGTCTTTTACATGA